A genome region from Panicum virgatum strain AP13 chromosome 4K, P.virgatum_v5, whole genome shotgun sequence includes the following:
- the LOC120702883 gene encoding U-box domain-containing protein 35-like has translation MGRSYHADMKDAAAVDLGYPLVAVCIDKDKNSQNALKWAIDSLVHKGQTLVLVHVNTKGHSGGVEDAAGFKQPTDPHMKDLFLPFRCFCTRKDIQCKDVVLDEHDVAKSVIEFAAHAAVEKLVLGATARGGFVRFKADVPTTISKGAPDFCTVYVVNKGKVSSQRNAIRTAPRVSPLRSVIAQQAAQSQAAPRPEPPSQRWSSSSRGTDASETPRVDNFRSPFARGGAAGNTRKSYADLSHMSMPDSADISFVSSAGGRRSIDQHSAIPPRMSNCSADSYDHSFEMRTPSKWGGDSFGGNGMDHTTFSQTSSSSFCSLGTQDDVEAEMKRLRLELKQTMDMYSTACKEALTAKQKAMELQRWKMEEEQKTNDSRITEDSAMAMIEREKARAKAAMEAAEASQRIAEMEVQKRITAEKKLLKEAEERKSRGSGGGLSSHEVVRYRRYTIEEIEQGTDRFNDARKVGEGGYGPVYKGFLDHTQVAIKVLRPDAAQGRSQFQQEVEVLSCIRHPNMVLLLGACPEYGCLVYEYMASGSLDDCLFRRSGGPVIPWQHRFRICAEIATGLLFLHQTKPEPLVHRDLKPGNILLDRNYVSKISDVGLARLVPPSVADNVTQYRMTSTAGTFCYIDPEYQQTGMLGVKSDIYSFGVMLLQIITAKPPMGLTHHVGRAMERGALQDMLDPAVLDWPLEEAQCLAEMALRCCELRRKDRPDLGTVVLPELNRLRALGEDNMQYCGAIRGGAGGMFSSPFYSNVSRSHAEMMSDSSQYPRSVFSSRAGDSPMPPRRSNV, from the exons atggGGCGGTCGTACCATGCTGACAtgaaggacgcggcggcggtggacctGGGCTACCCGCTGGTGGCGGTGTGCATCGACAAGGACAAGAACAGCCAGAACGCGCTCAAGTGGGCCATCGACTCGCTGGTCCACAAGGGCCAGACCCTGGTCCTGGTCCACGTCAACACCAAGGGCCACTCcggcggcgtggaggacgccgccGGGTTCAAGCAGCCGACGGACCCGCACATGAAGGACCTCTTCCTCCCGTTCCGGTGCTTCTGCACCCGCAAGGACATCCAGTGCAAGGACGTGGTGCTGGACGAGCACGACGTGGCCAAGTCGGTCATCGAGTTCGCGGCGCACGCGGCGGTGGAGAAGCTCGTCCTCGGCGCCACGGCGCGGGGCGGCTTCGTGCGGTTCAAGGCCGACGTCCCGACCACCATCTCCAAGGGCGCGCCGGACTTCTGCACGGTGTACGTGGTGAACAAGGGCAAGGTGTCGTCGCAGCGCAACGCCATCCGCACGGCGCCGCGGGTGTCGCCGCTGCGGTCGGTGATCGCCCAGCAGGCGGCCCAGAGCCAGGCGGCGCCCAGGCCCGAGCCGCCGTCGCAGcggtggtcgtcgtcgtcgcgggGCACGGACGCGTCCGAGACGCCGCGGGTGGACAACTTCCGGTCGCCGTTCGCGCgcgggggcgcggcggggaACACGCGCAAGTCGTACGCCGACCTCAGCCACATGTCCATGCCGGACTCGGCGGACATCTCCTTCGTCAgcagcgccggcgggcggcggagcaTCGACCAGCACTCGGCGATCCCGCCGCGGATGTCCAACTGCTCCGCGGACAGCTACGACCACAGCTTCGAGATGCGCACGCCCAGCAAGTGGGGCGGCGACTCCTTCGGGGGCAATGGCATGGACCACACCACCTTCTCGCAGACCAGCAGCTCGTCCTTCTGCTCGCTGGGCACG CAGGACGACGTTGAGGCGGAGATGAAGCGGCTACGGCTGGAGCTGAAGCAGACCATGGACATGTACAGCACGGCCTGCAAGGAGGCGCTGACCGCCAAGCAGAAGGCCATGGAGCTGCAGCGGTGGaagatggaggaggagcagaagaCCAACGACTCGCGGATCACCGAGGACTCGGCCATGGCCATGATCGAGCGGGAGAAGGCGCGCGCCAAggcggccatggaggcggcggaggcgtcgCAGCGCATCGCCGAGATGGAGGTGCAGAAGCGCATCACCGCGGAGAAGAAGCTGCTCAAGGAGGCCGAGGAGCGCAAGAgccgcggctccggcggcggcttgtCGTCGCACGAGGTGGTCCGCTACCGCCGCTACACCATCGAGGAGATCGAGCAGGGCACCGACCGCTTCAACGACGCGCGCAAGGTCGGCGAGGGCGGCTACGGCCCCGTGTACAAGGGCTTCCTCGACCACACCCAGGTCGCCATCAAGGTGCTCCGCCCCGACGCCGCGCAGGGCCGCTCCCAGTTCCAGCAGGAGGTGGAGGTGCTCAGCTGCATCCGCCACCCCAACATGGTGCTCCTCCTCGGCGCCTGCCCCGAGTACGGCTGCCTCGTCTACGAGTACATGGCCAGCGGCAGCCTCGACGACTGCCTCTTCCGCCGCTCCGGCGGGCCGGTGATCCCCTGGCAGCACCGGTTCCGCATCTGCGCCGAGATCGCCACGGGCCTGCTCTTCCTGCACCAGACCAAGCCCGAGCCGCTGGTGCACCGCGACCTCAAGCCCGGCAACATCCTGCTGGACCGCAACTACGTGAGCAAGATCAGCGACGTCGGGCTGGCGCGCCTCGTGCCGCCGTCCGTCGCCGACAACGTGACGCAGTACCGGATGACGTCCACCGCGGGGACCTTCTGCTACATCGACCCGGAGTACCAGCAGACGGGCATGCTCGGGGTCAAGTCGGACATCTACTCCTTCGGCGTGATGCTGCTGCAGATCATCACGGCCAAGCCGCCCATGGGGCTGACGCACCACGTCGGCCGCGCCATGGAGCGCGGCGCGCTGCAGGACATGCTCGACCCGGCCGTGCTGGACTGGCCGCTCGAGGAGGCGCAGTGCCTCGCCGAGATGGCGCTCCGCTGCTGCGAGCTGCGCCGCAAGGACCGCCCGGACCTCGGCACCGTCGTGCTCCCGGAGCTCAaccgcctgcgcgcgctcggGGAGGACAACATGCAGTACTGCGGCGCCatcaggggcggcgccggcggcatgtTCAGCTCGCCCTTCTACAGCAACGTCTCGCGATCGCACGCC gagatgatgagcgaTTCGTCGCAGTACCCAAGATCAGTGTTCAGCTCAAGAGCCGGCGACTCGCCGATGCCGCCGAGAAGATCGAACGTCTGA
- the LOC120702882 gene encoding neural Wiskott-Aldrich syndrome protein-like isoform X4 — protein sequence MSTVVTVGSLPRCALRPSRTAPPPPHPTAPCRPRPPSAVRRAANPRRPRRPPLRPCSVPGAADPRHPAAVMPPPPPHRTRPRSTTALARSAVEEEEEPSCPVCRPLRSLLLRRRRHRRASRAHRSGLNSFSQGCRPRPESPSPKAAAAAPEVRSPPVPARRPARRRLPSTIAHARVQSVPSSNKGIHSVDAAAAPRKGGEYRPSFADGLLLTFFRSKMVESSMII from the exons ATGTCCACAGTTGTGACCGTGGGCTCGCTCCCGCGCTGCGCCCTGCGCCCCTCCCGCACCGCtccacccccaccccaccccaccgctCCGTGCCGTCCCCGTCCGCCGTCggccgtccgccgcgccgccaatCCGCGCCGTCCCCGGCGCCCCCCTCTGCGCCCCTGCTCCGTGCCCGGCGCCGCAGATCCACGCCACCCTGCCGCggtgatgccgccgccgcccccccatCGCACGCGCCCCCGATCCACGACTGCCCTCGCGAGATCAGCcgtcgaggaggaagaggagccaTCGTGCCCGGTGTGCCGTCCTCTCCGATCCCTTCTTCTACGAAGACGACGACATCGACGAGCTTCGCGGGCGCATCGATCTGGGCTCAACTCCTTCTCCCAAGGCTGCCGCCCCCGCCCGGAGTCTCCGTCTCCcaaggccgccgctgccgcccccgaGGTGCGCTCCCCGCCAGTCCCCGCCCGAAGGCCAGCTCGCCGGAGGTTACCATCGACAATCGCCCACGCCCGAGTTCAGAGTGTTCCAAGTTCCAACAAGGGGATTCATTCG GTCGATGCTGCGGCCGCGCCGAGGAAGGGCGGCGAGTACCGGCCCAGCTTCGCGGACGGCCTCCTCCTCACCTTCTTCCGGAGCAAGATGGTGGAG AGTTCTATGATAATCTGA
- the LOC120702882 gene encoding serine/arginine repetitive matrix protein 1-like isoform X3 — protein MSTVVTVGSLPRCALRPSRTAPPPPHPTAPCRPRPPSAVRRAANPRRPRRPPLRPCSVPGAADPRHPAAVMPPPPPHRTRPRSTTALARSAVEEEEEPSCPVCRPLRSLLLRRRRHRRASRAHRSGLNSFSQGCRPRPESPSPKAAAAAPEVRSPPVPARRPARRRLPSTIAHARVQSVPSSNKGIHSVDAAAAPRKGGEYRPSFADGLLLTFFRSKMVEKVGWDSQKNLVCRTDGGCESSYGQGEECFID, from the exons ATGTCCACAGTTGTGACCGTGGGCTCGCTCCCGCGCTGCGCCCTGCGCCCCTCCCGCACCGCtccacccccaccccaccccaccgctCCGTGCCGTCCCCGTCCGCCGTCggccgtccgccgcgccgccaatCCGCGCCGTCCCCGGCGCCCCCCTCTGCGCCCCTGCTCCGTGCCCGGCGCCGCAGATCCACGCCACCCTGCCGCggtgatgccgccgccgcccccccatCGCACGCGCCCCCGATCCACGACTGCCCTCGCGAGATCAGCcgtcgaggaggaagaggagccaTCGTGCCCGGTGTGCCGTCCTCTCCGATCCCTTCTTCTACGAAGACGACGACATCGACGAGCTTCGCGGGCGCATCGATCTGGGCTCAACTCCTTCTCCCAAGGCTGCCGCCCCCGCCCGGAGTCTCCGTCTCCcaaggccgccgctgccgcccccgaGGTGCGCTCCCCGCCAGTCCCCGCCCGAAGGCCAGCTCGCCGGAGGTTACCATCGACAATCGCCCACGCCCGAGTTCAGAGTGTTCCAAGTTCCAACAAGGGGATTCATTCG GTCGATGCTGCGGCCGCGCCGAGGAAGGGCGGCGAGTACCGGCCCAGCTTCGCGGACGGCCTCCTCCTCACCTTCTTCCGGAGCAAGATGGTGGAG AAGGTTGGATGGGATTCCCAAAAAAACTTGGTATGCCGGACTGATGGAGGTTGTGAATCGTCTTATGGTCAAGGGGAAGAGTGCTTCATAGATTGA
- the LOC120702882 gene encoding serine/arginine repetitive matrix protein 1-like isoform X1 — MSTVVTVGSLPRCALRPSRTAPPPPHPTAPCRPRPPSAVRRAANPRRPRRPPLRPCSVPGAADPRHPAAVMPPPPPHRTRPRSTTALARSAVEEEEEPSCPVCRPLRSLLLRRRRHRRASRAHRSGLNSFSQGCRPRPESPSPKAAAAAPEVRSPPVPARRPARRRLPSTIAHARVQSVPSSNKGIHSVDAAAAPRKGGEYRPSFADGLLLTFFRSKMVEMMWGMETYLPFRFQISTVIKSVQLQISYVTIVFRQAATPET; from the exons ATGTCCACAGTTGTGACCGTGGGCTCGCTCCCGCGCTGCGCCCTGCGCCCCTCCCGCACCGCtccacccccaccccaccccaccgctCCGTGCCGTCCCCGTCCGCCGTCggccgtccgccgcgccgccaatCCGCGCCGTCCCCGGCGCCCCCCTCTGCGCCCCTGCTCCGTGCCCGGCGCCGCAGATCCACGCCACCCTGCCGCggtgatgccgccgccgcccccccatCGCACGCGCCCCCGATCCACGACTGCCCTCGCGAGATCAGCcgtcgaggaggaagaggagccaTCGTGCCCGGTGTGCCGTCCTCTCCGATCCCTTCTTCTACGAAGACGACGACATCGACGAGCTTCGCGGGCGCATCGATCTGGGCTCAACTCCTTCTCCCAAGGCTGCCGCCCCCGCCCGGAGTCTCCGTCTCCcaaggccgccgctgccgcccccgaGGTGCGCTCCCCGCCAGTCCCCGCCCGAAGGCCAGCTCGCCGGAGGTTACCATCGACAATCGCCCACGCCCGAGTTCAGAGTGTTCCAAGTTCCAACAAGGGGATTCATTCG GTCGATGCTGCGGCCGCGCCGAGGAAGGGCGGCGAGTACCGGCCCAGCTTCGCGGACGGCCTCCTCCTCACCTTCTTCCGGAGCAAGATGGTGGAG ATGATGTGGGGGATGGAAACCTATCTTCCTTTCAGATTTCAGATTTCAACCGTAATAAAATCAGTTCAATTGCAGATTTCATATGTTACCATAGTTTTCAGACAGGCTGCCACtccagaaacataa
- the LOC120702882 gene encoding serine/arginine repetitive matrix protein 1-like isoform X2 yields the protein MSTVVTVGSLPRCALRPSRTAPPPPHPTAPCRPRPPSAVRRAANPRRPRRPPLRPCSVPGAADPRHPAAVMPPPPPHRTRPRSTTALARSAVEEEEEPSCPVCRPLRSLLLRRRRHRRASRAHRSGLNSFSQGCRPRPESPSPKAAAAAPEVRSPPVPARRPARRRLPSTIAHARVQSVPSSNKGIHSVDAAAAPRKGGEYRPSFADGLLLTFFRSKMVELQKVGWDSQKNLVCRTDGGCESSYGQGEECFID from the exons ATGTCCACAGTTGTGACCGTGGGCTCGCTCCCGCGCTGCGCCCTGCGCCCCTCCCGCACCGCtccacccccaccccaccccaccgctCCGTGCCGTCCCCGTCCGCCGTCggccgtccgccgcgccgccaatCCGCGCCGTCCCCGGCGCCCCCCTCTGCGCCCCTGCTCCGTGCCCGGCGCCGCAGATCCACGCCACCCTGCCGCggtgatgccgccgccgcccccccatCGCACGCGCCCCCGATCCACGACTGCCCTCGCGAGATCAGCcgtcgaggaggaagaggagccaTCGTGCCCGGTGTGCCGTCCTCTCCGATCCCTTCTTCTACGAAGACGACGACATCGACGAGCTTCGCGGGCGCATCGATCTGGGCTCAACTCCTTCTCCCAAGGCTGCCGCCCCCGCCCGGAGTCTCCGTCTCCcaaggccgccgctgccgcccccgaGGTGCGCTCCCCGCCAGTCCCCGCCCGAAGGCCAGCTCGCCGGAGGTTACCATCGACAATCGCCCACGCCCGAGTTCAGAGTGTTCCAAGTTCCAACAAGGGGATTCATTCG GTCGATGCTGCGGCCGCGCCGAGGAAGGGCGGCGAGTACCGGCCCAGCTTCGCGGACGGCCTCCTCCTCACCTTCTTCCGGAGCAAGATGGTGGAG CTGCAGAAGGTTGGATGGGATTCCCAAAAAAACTTGGTATGCCGGACTGATGGAGGTTGTGAATCGTCTTATGGTCAAGGGGAAGAGTGCTTCATAGATTGA
- the LOC120702884 gene encoding anthocyanidin 3-O-glucosyltransferase-like, with translation MALAVSSPAPHVAVVAFPFSSHAAALFTIARALAAAAAPVGATLSFLSTAGSIARLRGAAGAELPGNLRFVEVPDGAGTPAAKGPVPVPMPRKMELFMAAAEAGGVKAGLEAARAAAGGARVSCVVGDAFVWPAAEAAAAVGAPWVPVWIALSSALLAHLRTDALWADVGDQAASRADELLVSHPGLGSYRVSDIPDGVVSGDFDYVISRLLHRMGQLLPRAAAPAVALNTFLGLDPPDVTAALDETLPNCLPLGPYHLLLPEDTTAAASPAAGDPHGCLAWLDAHPARSVAYVSFGTVASPRPDELRELAAGLESSGAPFLLSLREDSWPLLPAGFLARAAAGGAGSGLVVPWAPQVAVLRHESVGAFVTHAGWGSVLEAMSSGVPMACRPFVGDNRMIARSVASVWGIGAAFEGATMTRAGVAAAVGELLRGEEGARMRARAQELQAAMAAAFAPGGACRRNFDKFVEIVCRV, from the exons ATGGCGCTCGCTGTGTCCTCCCCGGCGCCGCACGTGGCCGTGGTAGCGTTCCCGTTCAGCTCCCACGCGGCGGCGCTGTTCACCATCGCGcgcgcgctggccgccgccgcggcgcccgtgGGGGCCACACTCTCGTTCCTCTCCACCGCGGGCTCCATCGCGCGGCTccgcggggcggccggcgccgagCTCCCGGGGAACCTGCGCttcgtggaggtcccggacggCGCCGGGACGCCCGCGGCGAAGGGGCCCGTGCCGGTGCCGATGCCGCGGAAGATGGAGCTGTTCATGGCCGCCGCGGAGGCTGGCGGGGTGAAGGCCGGGCTGGAGGcggcccgcgccgcggcgggcggtgctAGGGTGAGCTGCGTGGTCGGGGATGCGTTCGTGTggcccgcggcggaggcggccgctgCGGTGGGGGCGCCGTGGGTGCCGGTGTGGATAGCCTTGTCGTCCGCGCTCCTGGCGCACCTCCGAACCGACGCGCTCTGGGCGGACGTCGGCGACCAGG CCGCGAGCAGGGCCGACGAGCTGCTGGTCTCGCACCCGGGCCTTGGCAGCTACCGCGTCAGCGACATCCCCGACGGCGTCGTCTCCGGCGATTTCGACTACGTCATcagccgcctcctccaccgcatgGGGCAGctcctcccgcgcgccgccgcccccgccgtggCGCTCAACACCTTCCTGGGCCTCGACCCGCCCGACGTCACCGCGGCCCTCGACGAGACGCTCCCGAACTGCCTCCCGCTCGGCCCCTACCACCTCCTCCTTCCCGAGGACACAACCGCCGCTGCGTCGCCAGCAGCCGGCGACCCGCACGGCTGCCTCGCCTGGCTGGACGCGCACCCGGCGCGCTCCGTGGCGTACGTAAGCTTCGGCACGGTGGCGTCGCCGCGCCCCGACGAGCTCCGCGAGCTGGCGGCGGGACTGGAGTCCTCCGGCGCGCCGTTCCTGTTGTCCCTGCGCGAGGACTCGTGGCCGCTCCTGCCCGCGGGGTTCCtggcccgcgccgcggccggtGGCGCCGGATCCGGGCTCGTGGTCCCCTGGGCGCCGCAGGTGGCCGTGCTGCGCCACGAGTCCGTGGGCGCGTTCGTGACACACGCCGGGTGGGGGTCGGTGCTGGAGGCCATGTCCAGCGGCGTGCCCATGGCGTGCCGCCCCTTCGTCGGGGACAACCGGATGATCGCGCGGTCTGTGGCGAGCGTGTGGGGGATCGGTGCGGCGTTCGAGGGCGCCACGATGACGCGCGCCggggtggccgccgccgtgggggaGCTGCTGCGCGGGGAGGAAGGGGCGAGGATGAGGGCCAGGGCGCAGGAGCTGCAGGCCGCGATGGCCGCGGCGTTCGCGCCTGGCGGCGCGTGCAGGAGGAACTTCGACAAGTTCGTGGAGATAGTCTGTCGCGTGTGA
- the LOC120702885 gene encoding anthocyanidin 3-O-glucosyltransferase-like, translating to MAPAVSSPTPHVAVVAFPFSSHAAALLAFARALAAAAAPAGATLSFLSTAGSIAQLRGAASAELPGNLRFVEVPDGAGPSAAKGPVPVPVQRQMELFMAAAEAGGVKAGLEAARAAAGGARVSCVVGDAFVWSAVDAAAAAGAPWVPVWTAASCALLAHLRTDALRADVGDQAASKADELLVSHPGLGGYRVRDLPGGVVSGDFDYVISRLVHRMGQILPRAAAAVALNTFPGLDPPDVTAALAETLPNCLPLGPYHLLLPKDTAAAASPAVDDPHGCLAWLDAHPERSVAYVSFGTVASPRPDELRELAAGLESSGAPFLWSLREDSWPLLPAEFLARATAGGAGSGLVVPWAPQVAVLRHASVGAFVTHAGWASVLEGVSSGVPMACRPFFGDKRMNARSVASLWGVGAAFEGATMTRAGVAAAVGELLREEEGAMMRARAQELQGAVAAAFAPGGACRRDFDKFLEIVCRV from the exons ATGGCGCCCGCCGTGTCCTCCCCGACGCCGCACGTGGCCGTGGTCGCGTTCCCGTTCAGCTcccacgcggcggcgctgctcgccttcgcgcgcgcgctggccgccgccgcggcgcccgcgggGGCCACGCTTTCGTTCCTCTCCACCGCGGGCTCCATCGCGCAGCTCCGCGGGGCGGCCAGCGCCGAGCTCCCGGGGAACCTGCGCttcgtggaggtcccggacggCGCCGGGCCGTCCGCGGCGAAGGGGcccgtgccggtgccggtgcagCGGCAGATGGAGCTGTTCAtggccgccgcggaggccggcggggtGAAGGCCGGGCTGGAGGcggcccgcgccgcggcgggcggcgccaggGTGAGCTGCGTGGTCGGGGACGCGTTCGTGTGGTCCGCGGTGGAtgcggccgccgcggctggGGCGCCGTGGGTGCCGGTGTGGACGGCCGCGTCGTGCGCGCTCCTGGCGCACCTCCGCACCGACGCGCTCCGGGCGGACGTTGGCGACCAGG CCGCGAGCAAGGCGGATGAGCTGCTGGTCTCGCACCCGGGCCTCGGCGGCTACCGCGTCCGCgacctccccggcggcgtcgTCTCCGGCGACTTCGACTACGTCATCAGCCGCCTCGTCCACCGCATGGGGCAGAtcctcccgcgcgccgccgccgccgtggcgcttAACACCTTCCCGGGCCTCGACCCGCCCGACGTCACCGCGGCCCTCGCGGAGACGCTCCCCAACTGCCTCCCGCTCGGCCCctaccacctcctcctccccaaggacaccgccgccgccgcgtcgccagCAGTCGACGACCCGCACGGCTGCCTGGCCTGGCTGGACGCGCACCCGGAGCGCTCCGTGGCGTACGTCAGCTTCGGCACGGTGGCGTCGCCGCGCCCCGACGAGCTCCGGGAGCTGGCGGCCGGGCTGGAGTCCTCCGGCGCGCCGTTCCTGTGGTCCCTGCGCGAGGACTCGTGGCCGCTCCTTCCGGCGGAGTTCCTGGCCCgcgccacggccggcggcgccgggtcCGGGCTCGTGGTGCCCTGGGCTCCGCAGGTGGCCGTGCTGCGCCACGCGTCCGTGGGCGCGTTCGTGACGCACGCCGGGTGGGCGTCGGTGCTGGAGGGCGTGTCCAGCGGCGTGCCCATGGCGTGCCGCCCCTTCTTCGGGGACAAGCGGATGAACGCGCGGTCCGTGGCGAGCTTGTGGGGGGTCGGCGCGGCGTTCGAGGGCGCCACGATGACGCGCGCCggggtggccgccgccgtgggggaGCTGCTGCGCGAGGAGGAAGGGGCGATGATGAGGGCCAGGGCGCAGGAGCTGCAGggcgcggtggccgcggcgtTCGCGCCCGGCGGCGCGTGCAGGAGGGACTTCGACAAGTTCTTGGAGATAGTCTGTCGCGTGTGA
- the LOC120702886 gene encoding 60S ribosomal protein L35a-1-like, with protein sequence MVKGRTGQRVRLYVRGTILGYKRSKSNQYETTSLVQIEGVNTKEDVAWYAGKRMAYIYKAKTKSSETRYRCIWGKVTRPHGNSGVVRAKFKSNLPPESMGRKVRVFMYPSSI encoded by the exons ATGGTGAAGGGACGCACGGGGCAGCGCGTCAGGCTCTACGTCCGTGGCACCATCCTCGGATACAAGAG GTCCAAGTCGAACCAGTACGAGACCACGTCGCTGGTGCAGATCGAGGGGGTGAACACCAAGGAGGACGTCGCGTGGTACGCCGGCAAGCGCATGGCGTACATCTACAAGGCCAAGACCAAGAGCAGCGAGACGCGCTACAGGTGCATCTGGGGCAAGGTCACCCGCCCGCACGGCAACTCCGGCGTCGTCCGCGCCAAGTTCAAGTCCAACCTCCCGCCGGAGTCCATG GGACGCAAGGTCAGAGTGTTCATGTACCCGAGCAGCATCTAA